CGCCATGCAGCGCAGCTTCTCAACGCGCCCCGGCGACGTGGTTCTTGCGAGCTTTCCCAAGTGCGGCACCACTTGGCTCAAGGCTCTGATATTCGCCACGATGGCCCGCGCCGCGTACCCGCCGGCCAGCCCCGCCCACCCACTCCGCCGCCTCAACCCGCACGACTGTGTGATTCTCTTGGACAGGCTCTTCGCCGTCGGCCGTGAGGCAGTGTTGGAGAggctgccctcgccgaggcttaTGTGCACGCACATGCCTCTCTCGGTGCTGCCGCCGTCTATCTCTCGTGGACCAGACTGCAAAATTGTCTACATATGCAGGTATTGTTGTCAATGTTACAATAGTACATATGTTTACATGATTTTTGATGTTTTACAATTAGTTTTATGGTGTCCCTCCTGTTCGATTTCTGTTACTTTTGGTGTTCTTTGTACTGCCATTGCAGTTGATGAATAGAGGGGAAGTTTTTCTAGAAAAAAATGCATACTTTCTCCCTAGAAGATTTGGTTGCTATATATATAATATACCATTGAGTTTTATACTAGTAGTAAAGCTTTCGGTTAACATATCTGGAAGAGATTTCTAATTTCTTAAACATCTCATGTGTTTGGGTTGGGATGTGAATTTTTAACCAAGCCGCTGATTGGCAGGGATCAGAAGGACATGGTTGTCTCGATGTGGCACTTTGTCAAACGTGCTCAACCTGACATGTCACTCGAAGAGGTGTTTGAGACGGTCTGTCAGGGCACATGTTTTGCCGGGCCTGTCTGGGATCACATCCTCGGATACTGGAGGGTAAGCAATGCAGAGCCAAATAGAGTGCTCTTCTTGACTTATGAGCAGATGCTTCAGGATCCGGTTGACAAAGTCAGGAAGCTAGCTCAGTTCCTCGGGAGGCCATTCTCCGACATAGAGGAGGAGGCCGGTGCCGTCGCAGAGATCGTTGAGCTCTGTAGCTTTGAGAATCTGAAAAATCTAGAGGCCAACAAGAAAGGCTCCCAGGGGGTGTTCCTGAAGTTCCCGCATGACTCGTATTTCAGGAAGGGGGTGGTGGGAGATTGGGTGAACCACTTGACACCTGAGATGGCTATACGTTTGGATGCCATATTCGAGGAGAAGTTCAACGGATCAGGCTTGGCTCTCTCGTGATGCTAGCTGCCTCTCCTCTTCGGCAATGGCGGTGTTCCTCATGCTATGTCGTCTATCTTTGTTATGCTATGAATTGTTTTTTCTCCGGTGTTGTAGTATCTTACCTATATCGTCCTGCTGTTCCAAATAATCCAGATCTTAAATCATTGTGTATGCATTGCAGTTGTGATTTAGGTCAGTATATGTACTGAATTATTGTTTACTTCCAACATAATTTACTTCTGGTTTCGGAAAATACAATTGTGTGTCGACCTTGGGAGGACCAGCTGGAAATCCACGTACGGTAGGCGTCTCATTTGCCTGTATGGTTTGGTTTTCCACTTTCCCTTGCGTGCCGACGATGTGGCTTTGGCAGGTGTGCTCTTCTTGCGTTCACTCCATACATGCTGCATCCATATAGAGTGTGGAAATCGGAAACGAGCGCCTCTCCTGTTGCCTGTGAACATCATGGAGTACCTTGAACAGTCGAATGGATTAGCTACCACGTGCGTGCACGTGCGATTTGCTTGGGGATGGAGAGTGTCGGGAGAAAGGATTTACCGAGAGCGGTAGGTACCGGCAAGGAATCCATTGTTCCACATTGCTTTGAGGTGCATGCGGTATTTCTACATTTAAGACAACACATTTTATATTTACTAGtaaacatgcccgtgcgttgcaacgggagagaaaACTAACATATCCACTAGAACGTTCATCTGCATGGCATGACGACATCTGAACGGTGGCACCTAGTAACGACACTCAAGCCGAGGTCTAAATAATGCATACCGGTAAAGCTGGTCAATTAGCGCgcttgtttttttttctgttaaaACATCAAATTAATAAAGCAGTCCTGACAACATCTAAACGGTACGACCTCGTGGCAACACGCACACCAGGGTGTAAAAGAAATTCATATAAGTGAAAAATTTCTCaaataaataaatataagtgaaaaCTGCTCACTTATTGCTTGCTTTTTCTGTTTAAAAGTCAAGTTAATAATGCAGTCTTTTGCTTTATCTCTAAACATAAATTTGGCAGCCTATTTGCATGCAGCAAAGATGGAGAGAGTAGAAAACGAAACAAATGGCAAATGCAGCCTATTTCCCTTCTTTAGGATTTGTTGGATCAAATGACAAAGTAGTTGTGACCCTTTCTATTAGGCGTGGGCACCCATGCTGGTTTTTGTTGGTACTTAAAGCATGCACTGGTAAGGTACGGCAGCAACGGGTGACGAATAAATTGAGTTTGTATTTTCAAAAGAGAAAATATTAACCATATGTAATATGCAAATATAATTTTTAGATCTTTAATGGTCAAAGCAAATGTGCCCTTGCATTGCAACGGGAAAAAAATACTTACATGTTGTCACTTCTCTTTGCCCCAGCCGATAGCACACAAGCCGTGCATGTGCTGAcatcactagtgcagaaccgggctttagcgccggttcgtaagggcctttagtgccggttcgacaaccggcactaaagagtggagactaaaggcccctcccccctttactaccggttcggcacgaaccaaCGCTAAAGTgtcaccacgtggcacgagccaggcccgggtgctggtagaccattagtaccggttggtagcatcaaccggtactaaatgttttggggggttggttttaatttttattttttcattaattttgtgttttccatttatttatttatttttgctgatattttacgatactacatattgtacacgttatgcatatatataaatagattttcttttagaaccgatcatatatatatatatatatatataatcgaatgtctcacaaccaccattaattattcacacatacacatgtatatatatatatacaatttctcctacatgttgccttggtgccttcggagcacgatgacaagtggttcatgggggcggtagcgggtaatagtattctcctttgggatctatgacctggtcgagcaaaaatcccgctatttcctcttgaagtacTAGTATGCGCTCCGTTGTTACGAGCTGCTCCGGCACCTCtctgaactgttaagaaggaaatcaatatgcatgtgtattagttgtgtgactagatatccaTAATGGtgtaaaaattgtgaatagtgttctgacAAACGTACCTAGTCCTGTCTTtgagatctgctcctttcggacgccatcatgcgaatgttctcgcaaacgtagaatGCACACATATCAGTCCCccgcgcctgcttcagggcctttacgagaattgaatttaatcaggtaataattaatcaagcatgataattaattaatgatattgaaacaagaattaaagagatgttttggtgattgtaagggcatatttatccctaaggtgttttggtgattgatgacaatgcttttgcggactaatcgtgtgcgttgagtgtttttcagagattcattcttttgggcacgagacgatatcctcccctcggaacttaaagcgaagacggtgtagtcctttcggattagtttggtggactagtttcatagggatcaccgtactatcaagagggggtccgctttggaaaggctagggcggaatcatcacgtacacttcctttgcccctccctccgagcctttccgtttcgttGATGGGCTTGGATTCTCCTTactttgtgccctctctggtcccagcggtagtaccgcgggccagagcggtagtaccgcttgggtggtacaagcggtagtaccgctccggagcggtagtaccgcccagagcagtagtaccgctagtagctccgtgtgtgtgctatctctggtcccagcggtggtaccgcgggacggagcggtagtaccgcttgggtgccacaagcggtagtaccgctctgggcgcggtagtaccgctccagagcatgagtaccgctggtggccccaagccgtagtaccgctctggtctcgtgctagtaccgcctcgattcgagggctcatttttcgtgtcgggttttacggtactggccgcggctgtggggggccgtagtaccgctcctgtgcggtagtaccgctgtggaccaagcggtagtaccgcgcttttgggcggtagtaccgcttagtgttgcaagcggtagtaccgctggcacagcggtactaccgctctcttcggggcagagggggggtaacggttggtttgttccccccactatataaaggggtcttcttccccaaagttgacttacctcttccccaaaaagctccattgttgctccaagctccattttcgcccgatctctctccctagccaatcaaacttgttgatttgctcgggattggttgagaaggccacgatctacacttccaccaagagaaatttgattcccccacttatccctagcggatcttgttactcttgggtgtttgagcaccctagacggttgaggtcaccgcgaagccatagtccattgtggtgaagctttgtggtgtcgttgggagcctccaattaagttgtggagattgccccaaccttgtttgtaaaggttcggtcgccgccttcaagggcaccaatagtggaatcacggcatctcgcattgtgtgagggcgtgaggagaatacggtggccctagtggcttcttggggagcattgtgcctccacaccgctccaacggagacgtacttcccttcaaaaggaaggaacttcggtaacacatcctcgtctccaccggctccactcttggttatcttgttccattactttcgctagtttacttgtgttgTTTCTCTTACTtacttgcgtgcttgttgtcgttgcatcatataggttgctcacttagttgcatatctagacaacctattttgatgcaaagtttaatttagtaaagaaaagctaaaaattgttagttgcctattcaccccccctctagtcaactatatcgatcctttcaattggtatcagagcctcgtctctttattaaggactttaccgtccaaagagtatggttaACGTCGTAGACCgtgcggaggagcactccggtgaaaatcctgtctcgtctacgggagatgggggaaccgcggtctctcgtgaggagttcaatgtggcgttggacacattgaaaacttccatgacgaccaaggtcgaaagcatgttgaataaattcttagaagggcttaaacttacaaccgcaccgttgaaagtgggtgatcccgctaacaaggtgacggatgctacctccgacaagggggaagcttcgagcgagaaggctccttgttctagtgataaaaatggcaccggcatctttgcccatgtggaacctccacccgtctatggtggaccgcttccttccactcatttgaatcatgccggcccggcccctaagattgagaagaatgtagattttgattcttgggtctatcgttttaagcgtcatttaaatcatgtgaacactaacctttggagaatcattgaagaaggcttttatccgcatgaccgaagcaacttcactcctagagaagtggtggatcatcaattcaatgagaatgctctcttcatcatccaagaagcaatcccgcccgaagatcttcctcatctccggccttacaccgtggccaaagatgcttggctccaagttgtttccctctatcggggaagcgcaagcattcaacgctccaactatgaagtggtgcaagatgaagccgacgagtttgcaatgaaagaagatgaagaacctcgtgagctttttcggagagtgaCCAAACttgcggtctctctccgagatcatggaagtaaggacacggatgacaattggatcaagcgcaaattcctcaaggcaatgatgccctaccacaaagccatgtcctctgtaattcgtcaaaggccggacttccacactttgtcatcaagtgaagtgttagatgagtttgttgctatgagcatcttggacaagaccgccgacaatgcggtccttcgctctcaaagagtaaagaagcccaaccttgctctaaaggccaaggctagtatggaggaagaggatgaagaggaagaagaggagggcaacctcgaagatacgaagtatgcctatcatgaacacatggctcttgcgtcaaggcaattttggagcaagaagaacacgaggccaaacttcaacaaaagcaactcaagtggcgcaaagggcaagcaacggatgaggacttgcttcaattgtggcaatgtgagccactttgttgcggaatgcccttacgagaagagggaagacaatggtggcaagctcattagaaaagacaaggccaagtcgttccccaacaagagcaacttcaccaagaagactcccttcaaggcgttggtggttcaagaagagtacaatgaggatgatgacaatgatgaagatagtgagtcggttgccatggcctccgttgccgttgccaagactccacgggtgtctctcttcgactcacccaatgagaacatcaccgccaagtgcctcatggctaaagccaccaataaggtaacctccaacatcaaaactaccatcattaatcatccttcttcgacggatagtattgatgaacatgagggaacaaatgtggaggaaaatgagtttgagatctttatgagtaaactcaagggaaaatccaagaagcacttcgttgctctcttgaaacaacttggtgaagccaatgacatgatcgaggctcacgaagataccatctctaagatggaggggcatagtcgtgactatgccgatgagatttcggatctttccaatgctcttgacgaagagcgtggtcttcgtttggctcttgaggagtcatacaacgatgatcatgctaagttaaagaaggatcttgatcatgctcttgttgtgtctcgtgtcctaaactccgagaaggctaTACTTGGGgctgatcttgctagactcaaagaggagtttggcatcctcgacaaggctcacaaagtcttgaagggcattcatgctagcctcaaggagtctcatgatcaactccaagtgaagctaacaaaggagaaagccacctttcctcatatggtgttaattgataatgcaaatgctactaacccgtgttgtgagcatgtgcatcttgttgaggag
This sequence is a window from Aegilops tauschii subsp. strangulata cultivar AL8/78 chromosome 7, Aet v6.0, whole genome shotgun sequence. Protein-coding genes within it:
- the LOC109772090 gene encoding cytosolic sulfotransferase 5 — its product is MAGTETTSLQVPMAFKDADDGTIPVRPPTEYAAAVASLPTNPASKLKLRCYQGVWVLEDWVPGIIAMQRSFSTRPGDVVLASFPKCGTTWLKALIFATMARAAYPPASPAHPLRRLNPHDCVILLDRLFAVGREAVLERLPSPRLMCTHMPLSVLPPSISRGPDCKIVYICRDQKDMVVSMWHFVKRAQPDMSLEEVFETVCQGTCFAGPVWDHILGYWRVSNAEPNRVLFLTYEQMLQDPVDKVRKLAQFLGRPFSDIEEEAGAVAEIVELCSFENLKNLEANKKGSQGVFLKFPHDSYFRKGVVGDWVNHLTPEMAIRLDAIFEEKFNGSGLALS